Below is a genomic region from Xiphophorus couchianus chromosome 9, X_couchianus-1.0, whole genome shotgun sequence.
GGTCACAACAGCAAAATGGCTACAGCTTGTGGGATGTTTCAGTCTACAGAAACACAGTCAGACGATGGAGAGTCAGATGAGGAAGCCCCTTTATGCCTTTTTAAGAAGTCGTGATTTGTcagattgatttattattttcatatgCTGGTAACACGAGAAAGTTTCTAGgtaagaaataaaacttgtctcttaaaaacaagttttgtatCCCATTATATCAAGAAACTCTTTAATGAGATGCTGCTCATTGCTTGGTGAATCAATTGAGTAGTGTCATAATTTTACTCATAAAGTTTCCAGATTTGCAAGgtggaaacaaaagaaacagcaaataaataacTCAGTCTCCTCAAGGTGAAAGGTCAGGGCTTTTCTCATCAGTCCAGACCCCAAAGTTCAGTGTAGCTACCTTGAAGATACGCTAAAAGGTAAAAATTGTGTGTACATCTTGCATTGAGTGAAAGTACAAAATGCAGAGAAACAATTGCCATTGACTGTTTTTGCTAAGAGTAACGATTCTGTTTACAGAGCCATAAcacttcaaatcaaatcaaatcaaattttatttgaatagcacatttcaacagcGAGGCATTTCatagtgctttacatcataacaaacacaaaaacacaaagtcgtgcaacatagaatcaacaatcaaaacattacattaaatcaagtgccatcattaaattcaTAATTGGTTTTCAGACTTGGAACTGGAACATTATTTCCCATCTCCAGTTAAGTCTGCAAAATTTGCtgtgtagaaaataaatattgaacatataACCAATTTTCTTGCCTCATTTTATTCTGTCTTGATATTCACACCCAacgttgaaaaaaaaaaaaaaatcttccatgTCCCTGTCTCCATAACAAGCTGTTTTCTCCTCTCAACCCGGACTCACGCTTACTGCTGAATCAGAAAGGTCATCGTGTTGATTAAGTTTCCTGACGTCAACAGCAACTGGAGCACCTTGTTGAAACTTTTCAAGCACTTTCTGAGAATTGCTCTCatgttcaatttaatttattcattcaacCTCTTGGCCAGAATCCAGgtaaagcagcagaaatcaCTTCAGCCAAAAATATTGCTCACTTTGTGGGTATCATTATGAAATTACTCCTGCTTCGttgcccagtcaaagtccagcacAACGTTATCAACGCTGAAGATTTCCTGctgtaatcacagcaaaaggtggATTCAAAGCTGTCTACAAATTTGCTTTGgtcaaatacataaaattacaataaaatgcaaaaaggttTGTGACTGCAATGggacaaaatgaggaaaaagttaaagagttgtgaataattttgcaaagccGTGTACACAAAATGCTCACATCTTATTTCTTGTAGTTTGTATTTTGGTGTAAAGAAAATCATATGTATCATTTCCTTTAATCTTAGAGGAGTTGCTTCTTCAGAAATTCCAAATACAttcaaaaaagtttaattttaaaaataacttttgttaTCCCTGCATGCAGCGTCATGTTATCCAATGCATGCACCATTTCCTAATGCATAAAAGCCTTTAGAACGCTGCAATTacattcaaaacaaagacaCTTGCTTTTATTAGTTCTTACATTAGGGGATGAAACGCAAAGCGAACCTCAGAAGCATGCTGCAACAGACTGCGAGGGAAAATTCAAACATCATTCCATATATTTAGCTTTactttaaacagataaaaaaaggCATGCATGCAAATCATCACTGTTAATCTAATGCCTCTGTTTGAGAacgtgttttgctttttttgtttccattttttggAAGCAGTTTGTTGAGTTTGGCACTTGGAGCTCTGATGAAAGTTTTGTTTATCATAttgaaatgttcagtttttattttatctgtttaccTCAATAGTAAAGTCACAGGGAAAACAATTTAGGCTTATGTACAAAATGATgatgtttatctcttaaatgaaaagaaaaaattaaatatccaaaatgagcTACCTGCATGGGGCTTCTTGAGATGTAATGTTTTCTCTAATGCTTTTCTCAGCCTTTTAAACATCTATAGCAGTGTGTGAGCGTGTGTATTTGATTAACATCCTTGCTGGATACCATTTATGACTTAACAGGCTATTCAGCttatcttttaattttgtaGCATTTTGCCACCTCAtgagaaacaacaaattttgttgTCCATTTCTTTTGTTAAGCCTCCTAAGAAATGTACTTTTCAGGTGTCAGCAGTTCAAAGGACTGCAAAACACAGTCATGGCCCCTGTCTGATGTACAAGTGGTataattttactaaataaataacaatgagTCCATCAGCTACACAAAGCACccattaaaagagaaaagaacgAGAAAAGAAGATAAAGCAGcttcctttttcctttcattcaaTTGTGATCTTTTTGCTCTGAAATTGAATCAGTGACGTCTGTTCTCTTTGACGTAACAGAACCTCTTGTCATCTTGAAGTGGTTATGAAACCTCTCCCACCCACTGAGCTCTCTTACTTAGTCTATGGATCACTAATTACGCTGCCGGGACAGTCCCAATGCAAACGTCTTTAGTGACATTACACCCTCAAGTGTTGTGTCAGACTCTCTCTCCAAGCGGCAGAGAAGCTGGTAACAATGTGAGGGGAGATAAGGCACGGgaaagagagggggaaaaaaagacattctttTGTTGCCTGCATCAAATGTGGCTGCTCTAATAGACTGACAGCCTCTGCAGGGCTTTAGACTGAGCCAGAAGGAAATTGGGCAAAATGGGAAAATAACCCATAATTCATGCTCTTCTCCCCCAGCAGATAAGCTTCCTTCTCAGTATCTCCATAAAATCACTAAGACGCTCAGAAGACAAGCTTCACAGACAAGAGACGGACCTTCTGTTCTTGTACGTTTTCTCTTCTCTTGTCTTGTTCCTCCGCCTCAACGTCTGCCCCGCTGAGCCAAACTGTTAATCGGCCAAAGTAGCAGCAGAGCACATCAACCCATCTAATTTCTTGACTTTCTGATGTGCCACAAAGACAGGGGATTTCACTGAAAAGCAGCAAATCCAGGGCTGGGGAAAACGCTCAAAgttagttgaaaaaaaaaaaaaaaacttcagtcaGATGACATCTGCTTCTAAatctcaataataataataacaaaacaacagcaCCAGACAATAcagttgattttaaaatatttcatattttagaaGTATTACTAACTAAAATTAAATGACACTCTGATCAATAAATAACAATTAACTATTCAGAATGAGGATTCAGGATTTCAGACTTATGACAAGAAGAATATGTTTTCTTGCTAAAATCATAAAGCATCCCAGTCTGTTGCTACATTTGCTTTTTGACCTTTAATGAGTCTTTCTCATTTTCCCACATTGTCAATACCAGCCATTCATCCACCCCTGTTCAATACCTCAATGGTCACGTGGGGCCATTCATTGGCTGAGAGGCCCTGAAGTGGTTGCCAAGCCATTCatgggcaacacaaagacacacaggacaaactaATATGTCCACACTCTCCCCGAACAGCAATTCAGGTGGCTAATTAAGTACACATACTGTAAAAAACAGCTATCGGTTTCAGTCAGCTGGACTGATTTAATCAAGCTGACTGTAGACATTACCTAACTTAActtatgaaaatatgtttacagaacttcaataaaaaaatagagagagaaaCTAGAACTAATCTATTCTCtctacaaaagaaaatgacttaTAGTGGTGATCCACAAAACAAGCCTACGCCACAGCATGGTACACGCttaaaaacccccaaaacagaACGTTTCATATAATGTCAATCTTTTTAGAGCATTATTTGCATGCTGTGTTTGTATAACTTATTGATTCATCAAAAAATGTCTGAGGTGTAAATATTGCTTAAGTCTGCTTAagattttttcttaaatttatatgattttttttctttgcaaaaaaaagcaatttacaGAGCTGAGCTTCCCTAAAGTTGTCTTGTGTTTGTTCTCCATGAAGCCAACAGATTGTGAAGAAGAACTCAAAGGAATGCTTGTAGGAGCCCTTTGGGTTTCAGAAGATGTGAGCGAACCAATAAGGACGTTTCCATTGTGCATGTAGAGAACATTGTGACTGTCACCTTCCTGACCTCACCAGCGCTTTTTTGACACCAATGGGACTAACCCTATCCCAAAGACATAAAATATGCTTTTGATGTTATCCTGCATCTCTTCTTGGGAATTGGAGCAGACCCATGCTCAGTTAGGGTCCATACCCTAAATAGGACACTTTTGAAGTGAAGTGACCACATCATACAGTAGGGGGATGCACAgaggcgcagttggtagcactggtGCCTTGCAgaaagaaggtcctgggtttgattcctggagtctttctgcatgagGTTTGCATGCAGAAAGGGGTTcactctgggtactccggcttccgcCCATAGTCtgtctaaattctccttaggtaaATCAACTTAATAGTGTAAAAACagtgatttttcaaaaattattttcctaactcttctttttgaatttaatataAACAATGAAGAAAGTTATGTCAACTTACTTACAGTTGTAGAAATAGCTTTGATTAAGTGTTTTGAACTTGACAGTTAAAATTGATGCAACTTAACTGAGTTAAATCAACAAGGAAACTGGACTGAATCAAGTTTAGTGAGCTAATTTTTTATAGTGCATGCATGTTTTGTACAGTGGGTGGGAGCAATTGACATATCATAAACAACAATGTCTTGCAGTATTCATTGGCTGCAGTAATATTGTTACATAATTTAAGCTTTTATATGAGAAAATGCCACTTAAACTCCTGCCCAGTTCCATCACTTGTGGTGGTAAAACAGACTGCAAGGAACATTAGTGTCCACCAGGAGGCAGTGCAGGTTAAGCAAAGGCTTGATATTTGGTTTAATACACTTTTCAGTGAATTCTGCCTCTAAAAATAGTGCATAATGTAAAGGTAGGCAAGATTTGGTGATAAAATGTGAATCTCAATGAACTCATCCATGAACAGTTATCTCAGAACGATCACAGCTCTGCAGGATGGTGGCATTTTGCAGGCTGATAAGGCTGAGCTATAACAAATAGAGCAGCTGTGTAACTGGGGAAAAGACTGGCTGCACTTATCGACAGCAGGTATGTGGATACGGTGGATGTGATATGTGTCAAAATGGATATTGCTGCTGAgggggatttttttctcctggtTGCCACTTTCTTCACCGAACAATCACAGCAAAACACAAGTTAGACCACAACAGTTATGATGGAGGTAAGGTGGGGATGGTTGACTTTTCTAATGGTTAGTCTTCAGTCTACCTGATGGTAGCTGTCTATTCTCGTCTATTTCTTCGCATCTGTTTTTCTCAAAAGATTATCCCAACATTACATTAtacaacatttctgaaatgaagTCATCCTGTAATTAAAGTAGGCAGCTAATTTTTGGATTCTCAGTTTACTCAAACTGAGAAtccaaaagttgttttattctttacCGGAATCTGAGGTAAATATTAATCTTAGATTTGGGTAGAAACCCTTTcagtattttctaaatgtttctgaaatcaagggaaataaaacaaaaaatatccaaTAAGGCAGTTGACTCTGTTTTGTAGCAGGTTTACGTTttatgcctttaaaaaaaagtataatgtTTCTACCATGAAGGGCCTTTGCTTGACGAGCGGGACTCACGGTGCAAATCTAAGAATGAATCAGTGGACTTAGCATGGCACCCCTGCACTGCATGGCATTTTCTCAGAGCACCTGAGAGCTTCCTAACATTAGGCTTCCACCTGAGTGCAAGCAGTTGTGGTAAATGTGAATGAACAGGCAGCAGTCAGTGTGTTTGTCCACAACTCGCcatgctcctcctcttcctcttcttttgcaGGGCAACACATCCTGAATGCTGCTAGAGAGATTGCACCAGTCTGAGGAAATGTGGTTGGAGAACTACATGATTCTTTACTCACAGCAAGCTCCCCTCTTTCCCGCAGTCCTGCACACCAAGACAAGATTACGGATCTGGACTGAGGATGCTGCTGGAGATGAGttgatgtcattttgttttatctcacCAGCAGCCCTGTTTTTAACTAGAAGAAAGTCTCTGAGGACTTGTTCTGATATTTGGCTTTAATTACAGCTGCTTGGAATATGAGACACAATCTGCCAAGAAGAATCAATGGATACAAAACACGAGAACAAAAGACagcaatttttatatttattaataaattgcACTGAAATGGGGCTGTTGGTGTTATTGCTGTTCTGCATGGACTTTGCAGAACTTGTGCATGTGCGGGTTCTTTCTGgatactccagcttcctcccacactACAATGCTATGATTCTATGGAGAAAAGCCATTgatggcatttttttaaaatatctttttcagtggttattatttttgtttaaagtgttTGTGAACCACCAATAAAATCACTGTGTCCCTGATAGTGGAATAATATTCAATCAAAACCTACTCACTTGATTGCTTGCTGGGGGAACAACAGGTTTGTCCTCCTGTCGTGTTTCTCACAGttcaagttatttaaaaaagtttttaatggtGATCTTACTATATAAGGTTTGGATCAGTCATGCTGCGCTTTAGTTCTGACTGCTGAAACATAAAGCTGTGCTTTACTGTGTCAAAAGCCAACAGATACTCATGATTCTGTTATGATATTCATCTTTTTATAGTCACAGTATGCTGCTGTTGTGACCCCATTCTGTCATGCCGCTATAGTCAGCCAGGTGAAAGCAGCTTCTTCTATCATTTAGTCATTTCCCGAGCCAGGTCAAGGCAGAAGTGAACTAAGCCACAGCCTCGGGTCACCAGTCCATTACGGTGCCTACTAGAGCCATTGGCTTATCAAACAGTGCTGTAAATAGTGCAGTGAACAAGTATTTTACTCCGTACCCTTGTAGGAAAAAAACACCTAAACTAACCTGGGCCTTGTGGCAGTTTCAGCAGCAACATCTGGCATAGCGTATTTCTGATAACTGTCTTTTTCTGTATGGCattctttttctgaaatctcattttactcaaaacgCAATGTGATACACATCCTCTAAAGagttccatttttgtttcatcagtaCATTGAATattatcacaaaaaaacatatatctgtaagatttttattttttttatttacttttttttttaacaatgttagTCTGGCCTTTGTGGTCTTTTTGGTCAGTGGCGGTTTTGACTTCTGACCTCCCATGGGTGTCACATCTGCCCAAGATTTTTCTTATTGTTGCATCATGAAAACCAACTTTAGCAGAGGCAAGTGAACTCTACTTTGCTTTAGACATTGGAAATAAGTTGCTGGAAATATGAATGTAGGTCCATGACTGCTTCATCTTTTTGTGTATAATACCTCTCGCTGTGATATGAGCCCAAAGAACCGGAAATGCCTTTGTAACCCTTTTCAGGCTGATAACATGCCTATACATTTTTTGCATTCCTGTTGGGTTTATTCACAGCGAGTCCCGATGTGTCACCTTTTGCCTCAGAGATTTGCAGCAcagtttcaaaaatgtatataaaaaatagaaCTAAATGTATATTAGTTATTTgacatttgatttattaaaaaaaatatttacttgatGCTTTGATAATTGTGCcattttttatcacattttacaCATAGTAACAgtttgcaaataataataacagtaatgAATAATTTTCATTATATGATTGTAAggaatttatttacagattacaGGTAATTTATcctaaaaggttttttttaaatacataaaaagtcTAGTACTGAAGTGTGATGCTATTTAAATGTGGTGTCCAAAACTTAGTCCAGTTCAACCTTGGGCCAGCCCTGGTTGTTTCCCAGTGATCTGAGAGGGAATATTCTCTCTGGAAACTGGAAACTCTCTCCTGCAGGGATCATCTGTGGAGACAGATTCAGGATCCGGCTGGACTTGGGGCTCGTGAGTTATTCACATGTGTGATGACGGGAGAGGGCTTCCAGTCCGGCTGGTAAAAGTGGATGTTCAGAGTTTGAGCCCAGTTTGAAAACACAGTCTTCTCTGTGATGAATCGGTGGTGGCTTCCTTTTCGACTTCTCTCGTGAAGGAGGTACATGGCGCACTCGTCTGGCCCCGATGGCTCGTAGTAATGATACGGGACCGTGGGATGTAAAGAGGATCTTCGTGGGGggaagagggagagagggacGAGTTAGACTTGAAAGTGAAAGCGCGAGGAAGGAATGTGAAAACGGTGCGGGGATAATTATGAGATGCAGGGGTGGAGAGGGGGAGTAGAAGAGAGTCACAGCGGGGAATAAAAAAGGAGACAGgaacaaagagaaaacagagacatCAGAAGAATCTGAGCTCAAAGAGGCATTCATTATACGCTGTCATCTTCCCCTGATGCTCTCAGTCAGATCAAGCTTGGTGGAGGAGCTCGGTGTGACACATGGGCGTCGATGCAATCTGCCCTACATATTTCAAATTGTCTCTTGTGTCCTTGTAGCTTAATGTGAGAGCTATAGTCGCAAACAGTTGGCCCTGTATGTGACAAAGGCAAACTAAACTCtgcttaaaactgaaaatggagGTTAAAAGATATGctatttacattaaaatcatGCTCCAGCATTCACTGAATTCTATAAGTTAGAGGAATAATTAAAGATGAATAGGATGCGATTTCCTTATACTTACATGCAGACGCAGTTGTCAGGAAAATGAGCTGCTAAAGAAGAGACACTTGAGCTTCATGGAATGCTTGGcccattttttttcaaagagacTGTGAAAAACTAAACCTACTGAGAAACGCGCCTATCATGAGGCTCAGTTATTCCCACCGTCCTGGGAAAGCAGTGCAGCGAGTCGCCAAAATAGTAGTCATTAAATTTTATGACGTTCAAAGCAGAGCGCAAAGTTTATGAAGCTGGAGAACAATTTCTTCAGTAAGATTTATCTTTGTATATATAATTCACTTGCTATGTACTGAAATATGTCAAAAGCAGAATCAGTGAGTCCTAACTCATTGCAAGAGAAACATGCTAACATTACCCAGCACTTGTAACAAGTCAGAACCTCTTTctattgttcatatttttagattttttttctagatctttttttttttttgcttaatccTTACAGGAGTAAGCCTGTTGTATGCAAAAGTATTGTACAAAATGTGCTTGTCATATCGCTAACAATTTTGGgtgaaaagctaaaacaaactgCTAGGGAACCCAGCTTCCTGTTTAAATAAGATTTAGACACTGACCTACAGAAATTGGGGGGCACCATGCCGAACACGTTGATCCTGTCGCACAGTTCCAGGGCCATAGCCATGGTGAACCAGCCGGTGCTCAGCCAGGAGTTGGAGCTCTTTCTGGAATAAAGACAAGAGAGGATTGCCATGTCTCAGTAAACACAGACGCGCAGCGTGCCTGCCTTTACAAACAAAGCGCAGCTGTTCCTCAGATTTTCTCTGCATTGTGCAGAACAGAGAAAGGACATGAAGAAATGTGACACATTTGCTCTGACTGACTGAATTCTCATTCTAGTGCACATCAGCTTCTCAACCTGGGGATTCATTGTTTACTATACATGCAAATGAGTTCACATGAATAGCTAAGTTCACATCAGTCAAATGCCTTTATCTATTGATTCCACTTTTTATAATGTTCATGTCCAGCCGGTGTTTTATCACAGCACAATTGCCTGTAATTTATATACAAAAAGAAACCTGAGTATTATAAATCTTATTTTGTAGTTTGTGAGCTGGTGTGCTCGCATGTACTTCCTGGGTCCCACAGTTTCCATAGCTTACAAATAACAGCATCATCTTGTGAACATTTACCTATCGATGCCTGTTTCCTTCTTGAATAACTCATCAAATTTCAGCATCTTAGACCGGGAGATCGTGTACACTTTAAGTTTGGGCAGTAGGTGTTTTAACAGTTTGAGGTTGTTGTAAACATGGCCTCTACCGTCCCGTCTCATGCAGCTGCTTGGACCCCAGAAGATGAACACTGTGTCCTGGCTCCTGTTGAGCAGTTCCTGTCTGCCCCGGAGCACCCTTTGCAGGCTGGAGTGAGCCACAACACGGAGACTCGTGCGCCTTCCTACATCCGGGTGATGCCCTGCGCAGGGAGCGTCGTTCATTCGAATGACGCAGTCCGAGTGATCGATTTCCTCGCCCCTATTGCTGCCAGTCAGGTGGCCAGAGCTGGTCACCAGGGCGCACGTCCTGCAATGCATCTTCAGAGGCTGCGAGGAATAAATCGAAAGGAAATGAACAAAAGTAGGATAGCGCTGAcatttaaagaattattttGGACTGTTGTCACTCAGGGGTACAGCACCTTCCCAAAATATTCACATCTgtaaaacttttcagatttcttaaCTGTACCGCTcaaggtttttttaaatgtttctatatCAGCTTTGCCAAATAGTTTGAGCCTAGACTGGATTATAAGCGTCTGTGAAAATCAGTTTGACTAAGAAATGGTAACACAGAGCACATGCTTTAAACTATTCAATTTTAACTCTGGCTAGGGCTACACAATAGATTACTAACATGTCATCATTCCAGTATCATATGTTGAATATTCATATCTCAAAGGACTGCTTGGAGAACAGTTAAGTTGGCCAATGTATTCCAAGTGTTACAAAGTTGCATTTCGTGTAATATTTAGCTAGTAGGACAGTCTGATGGCAGCAAATCATCACACTGGACTTAAATGGCATTGACCAAAATGTTAAAGGTCACA
It encodes:
- the st6galnac5b gene encoding alpha-N-acetylgalactosaminide alpha-2,6-sialyltransferase 5b, whose protein sequence is MKIRVGFGGIIIVTMVTGFMVVYNSSSGGRWPSSASRSLHSHHKDAPGTKRKQSVQVSTLEGVAGIMDLKPLKMHCRTCALVTSSGHLTGSNRGEEIDHSDCVIRMNDAPCAGHHPDVGRRTSLRVVAHSSLQRVLRGRQELLNRSQDTVFIFWGPSSCMRRDGRGHVYNNLKLLKHLLPKLKVYTISRSKMLKFDELFKKETGIDRKSSNSWLSTGWFTMAMALELCDRINVFGMVPPNFCRSSLHPTVPYHYYEPSGPDECAMYLLHERSRKGSHHRFITEKTVFSNWAQTLNIHFYQPDWKPSPVITHVNNSRAPSPAGS